The genomic interval GACGTAACCAACCGTTACCTTGAAGAGGTCAATGCCATTATTGGTGCGTCAGATACTTACCTTCTCGATCACTTAGGGACCACCTTAGCGGCCAGTAATTGGCAAAAAGACACCAGCTTTATTGGCCGAAACTTTGCGTTTCGCCCCTATTTTAGCCAAGCAATGAGCCTTGGCAAAAGTGAATACTTTGCCTTGGGTTCGACCTCGGGAACTCGAGGTTATTATTACGGGCACGCCATTTATAACCAAGCTCAAGCGGTTGGCATTGTCGTAATCAAAATGGATCTCACCGCCATCGAGTCTATCTGGAAAGACAAAAGCAGTGTGTTTGTCGCGACCGACGATCGCAACATCGTCTTTATGTCCAGTACAGTTCAATGGTTGTTAAAAAGCCTTGCGCCACTTGATGCTAAGGTCCGTCAGCGCATTACTGACAGTCAACAGTATCTAGATACAAACATTGAGTCACTGGATTTTGTTGGCGATTTTTCGCCTTTAGTGACCGAAGTAAATTCCGCGGTAGACAAGGTCTTTGGCACCTTGATTGTTTCATCCAAACCCCTGCCGAAATTGCATTTGACTATGCGTATTTTTTCTGCAAAACACAGTATTTGGATCAGTATGTTGATTTACTTTGCGCTGTGTTCGTTGTTATTTGTCACTATCTGGCTTATCTGGCAACTGTACGACCATCGCCGGCAAAAATTTATCCAGATTGAAACCCTACAAAAAGCCGCCAATCAAAAGCTTGAATTACAAGTCATGGCGCGCACGTCTGAATTGCAAGCCGAAATTTCTGAACGGATGAAAACCGAACAAGCGCTTATCAACACTCAAAACGAACTGATTCAAGCAGCTAAGCTTGCGGTGTTAGGACAAATGTCCGCCAGTATCAGTCATGAACTCAACAATCCTTTAGCAGCGATAAGAAGTTTTGCCGATAATGCCGTGGCATTTATTCGCAAAGAGCAATACGACATGGCCGAAAACAACTTGTGTCGCATCGGCGATTTGACCGAACGAATGGCGAAAATCAGCCATCAACTCAAAGCTTTCGCTAGAAAATCCGATCCGACAACGCTGGTAGAAGCCGAACTTCGCCCACTGTTACTCTCGTGTAAAGTACTGCTCGACCCCGAATTAAAAAAACAGCAGATCACCGTGAATATCGCGTTAATAGAAGATTGCCCAAAGGTCATCGTTAACCCTATCCACGTCGAACAAGTCATCATCAACTTAGTCACCAATGCCATTGACGCGATGGCCGAGGAAACGGATAAAATCTTACTTATCAGTACCGAACTCAATGCAGATCGAAGCCTGTCTATCCACGTTGATGACAATGGGTGTGGTTTACCCCCACAACAAGAGAGCTCGGTTTTTTCTCCTTTTGTCACCAGTAAAAGCAAAGGATTAGGACTTGGATTGTCCATTTCTCATCACCTTCTCAAGCATATGGGAGGCGATCTTTATGCTTCGCCAAGCCCAACATTAAAAGGGGCGAGGTTTACTGTTCAACTGCCCTGTAGCCAATAGAGGTTTCTTTTATGTGTCATGTTTTATTTATTGATGACGATCGCGATTTAAACAGTGCCATTGCACAAAGCTTTGAACTGGCAGGTATTGAAGCACTGTGCTTTCACGATGCAGAGAGCGCGTTGTTGGCATTAGACAAAAATCCAGTGATTGATGTCGTGGTCTGTGATATTTGTTTGCCTGGGATCT from Vibrio sp. HB236076 carries:
- a CDS encoding ATP-binding protein — protein: MFSVNRLTFWFIVSYLCLLILGMIGVKQVSYQGLLDEHKLQLERFTSHIENRLDKFAHLPRLLSNDLALLEALRHADNAAQIDVTNRYLEEVNAIIGASDTYLLDHLGTTLAASNWQKDTSFIGRNFAFRPYFSQAMSLGKSEYFALGSTSGTRGYYYGHAIYNQAQAVGIVVIKMDLTAIESIWKDKSSVFVATDDRNIVFMSSTVQWLLKSLAPLDAKVRQRITDSQQYLDTNIESLDFVGDFSPLVTEVNSAVDKVFGTLIVSSKPLPKLHLTMRIFSAKHSIWISMLIYFALCSLLFVTIWLIWQLYDHRRQKFIQIETLQKAANQKLELQVMARTSELQAEISERMKTEQALINTQNELIQAAKLAVLGQMSASISHELNNPLAAIRSFADNAVAFIRKEQYDMAENNLCRIGDLTERMAKISHQLKAFARKSDPTTLVEAELRPLLLSCKVLLDPELKKQQITVNIALIEDCPKVIVNPIHVEQVIINLVTNAIDAMAEETDKILLISTELNADRSLSIHVDDNGCGLPPQQESSVFSPFVTSKSKGLGLGLSISHHLLKHMGGDLYASPSPTLKGARFTVQLPCSQ